From Streptomyces sp. NBC_01460, a single genomic window includes:
- a CDS encoding FAD-dependent oxidoreductase yields MSAREVDVLIVGAGPAGLAAGAELAGAGAGRVEILEREQEAGGVPRHCHHGGFGGRLDRTVYAWAAATGSAYAGSGTSGPAYARRSVAAALDAGAALRTGVSVTGWAGPRTVETTGPGGLERITARAVVLATGARERPRSARLIPGTRPAGVWTTGELQQAVHLYGQRIGTTAVVVGGEPVAHAAVATLRAAGVHVVAVVTDRTPLPVLPRSRHVPLLTGATVTGLTGRARLTGVELRHDDGRTTTLRCDTVVLTGDFVPDHELARRGGLRLDPGTRGPAYDAAFRTSRPGVLAAGNLLHAVERAGFAAQEGRAVAVSVLHHLAGTEDPSGEGRRLVVDAPLRWIAPNVTGPHGARPTGDRFVLRTARRLLRPTLVVSQNGRELHRERLLLPAVPGRPIALRADWLDRVDPDGASVRISAR; encoded by the coding sequence GTGAGCGCACGCGAGGTCGACGTCCTGATCGTCGGCGCCGGCCCTGCGGGGCTCGCGGCCGGAGCGGAACTCGCGGGAGCCGGAGCGGGCCGGGTGGAGATCCTGGAACGCGAGCAGGAGGCGGGCGGCGTCCCGCGCCACTGCCACCACGGCGGATTCGGCGGGCGCCTCGACCGGACGGTGTACGCCTGGGCCGCCGCGACCGGCTCCGCGTACGCCGGCAGCGGGACGAGTGGGCCCGCGTACGCCCGGCGGAGTGTGGCCGCGGCGCTGGACGCGGGCGCGGCCCTGCGCACCGGGGTCTCCGTCACGGGCTGGGCGGGCCCCCGCACCGTCGAGACCACCGGACCAGGCGGGCTCGAACGGATCACCGCCCGGGCCGTCGTCCTCGCCACCGGCGCCCGCGAACGGCCGCGCAGCGCCCGTCTGATCCCCGGCACCCGGCCGGCCGGCGTATGGACCACCGGAGAGCTCCAGCAGGCCGTCCACCTGTACGGGCAGCGGATCGGCACCACCGCGGTCGTCGTCGGCGGCGAGCCCGTCGCCCACGCAGCCGTGGCCACCCTGCGTGCCGCGGGGGTCCACGTCGTCGCCGTGGTCACCGACCGGACGCCCCTCCCGGTCCTGCCCCGGAGCCGGCACGTCCCGCTGCTCACCGGTGCGACCGTCACCGGGCTCACCGGCAGGGCCCGGCTGACCGGGGTGGAACTGCGCCACGACGACGGCCGCACCACCACGCTGCGCTGCGACACCGTCGTCCTGACCGGCGACTTCGTCCCCGACCACGAACTGGCCAGGCGCGGCGGCCTCCGCCTCGATCCCGGCACCCGGGGCCCGGCGTACGACGCCGCCTTCCGCACCTCGCGGCCGGGCGTCCTCGCCGCCGGGAACCTGCTGCACGCCGTCGAACGGGCGGGGTTCGCGGCCCAGGAGGGCCGGGCCGTGGCGGTGTCCGTGCTGCACCACCTGGCCGGCACCGAGGATCCCTCCGGAGAGGGACGACGGCTGGTCGTCGACGCCCCCCTGCGGTGGATCGCCCCCAATGTGACGGGACCGCACGGTGCGCGGCCGACGGGGGACCGGTTCGTGCTGCGCACCGCGCGCCGGCTGCTCCGGCCGACGCTGGTCGTCTCGCAGAACGGGCGCGAACTCCACCGGGAGCGCCTGCTGTTGCCCGCAGTCCCCGGCCGGCCGATCGCTCTCCGGGCCGACTGGCTCGACCGGGTCGACCCGGACGGCGCCTCCGTACGGATCTCCGCGCGGTGA
- a CDS encoding DUF309 domain-containing protein, with translation MDESRRDRDEEGRARNARPRDGLGRPLPYGTPGVERQPEGVVRSPDETVREAQRLLDAGMPFHAHEVFEDAWKSGPDGERELWRGLAQMAVGLTHAARGNAAGGARLLRRGATAVEGFGAAAPHGIGVDGLIGWARELADRVDGSAPAGPEGGPGGARGVGGDTAHAAAVVDAATEAPRLRREDRAGG, from the coding sequence GTGGACGAATCTCGCAGGGACCGGGACGAGGAAGGGCGGGCGCGCAACGCGCGCCCCAGGGACGGGCTGGGGCGCCCCCTGCCGTACGGGACTCCGGGGGTGGAACGGCAGCCCGAGGGAGTGGTCCGTTCACCGGACGAGACGGTGCGCGAGGCCCAGCGGCTGCTGGACGCGGGCATGCCGTTCCACGCCCACGAGGTGTTCGAGGACGCCTGGAAGTCGGGGCCGGACGGGGAGCGCGAGCTGTGGCGCGGGCTCGCGCAGATGGCGGTGGGGCTCACTCACGCAGCCCGGGGCAACGCCGCGGGCGGAGCACGGCTGTTGCGGCGGGGCGCCACCGCCGTCGAGGGGTTCGGGGCAGCCGCTCCGCACGGGATCGGTGTGGACGGGCTCATCGGCTGGGCACGGGAGCTGGCCGACCGGGTGGACGGGTCCGCCCCGGCCGGGCCCGAGGGCGGCCCGGGCGGCGCCCGCGGCGTGGGCGGGGACACCGCGCACGCTGCGGCCGTGGTGGACGCGGCCACGGAGGCACCGCGGTTGCGGCGGGAGGACCGGGCCGGGGGGTGA
- a CDS encoding DUF350 domain-containing protein, translating to MTDIINGLGRATAYGALGVVLLVLGIFLIDALTPGKLGRQIWEERNRNAALLLSSALLGIGGIVFTSIWTTYEDFGKGLVSTAAFGLLGLIMMAVAFLVVDLVTPGKLGATLVEREPHPAVWVTASCNLAVAAIVSASIA from the coding sequence ATGACCGACATCATCAACGGCCTCGGCCGTGCCACCGCGTACGGGGCCCTCGGCGTCGTACTGCTCGTTCTCGGCATCTTCCTGATCGACGCCCTGACGCCGGGCAAGCTCGGCCGCCAGATATGGGAGGAGCGCAACCGCAACGCCGCGCTGCTCCTCAGCTCGGCGCTGCTGGGCATCGGCGGCATCGTGTTCACGTCGATCTGGACGACCTACGAGGACTTCGGCAAGGGGCTCGTCTCCACGGCCGCCTTCGGACTGCTCGGTCTGATCATGATGGCGGTGGCGTTCCTCGTCGTGGACCTGGTCACGCCCGGGAAGCTGGGAGCCACGCTGGTGGAGCGTGAGCCGCACCCGGCGGTGTGGGTGACGGCGTCCTGCAACCTGGCGGTGGCCGCCATCGTCTCGGCGTCGATCGCCTGA